Below is a genomic region from Echinicola rosea.
TATGGCACCAGCTACTACCTGCCATTTGCCACAACATCCAGAGAAAAAGAAGACTGTGGATGCATCCTAAAAGTGGAAGCCGGGGCTGATGGCTTCGATGAGGATTATGATCCCAATTACATGGATCAAATCGAAGGCTATAGTGTGGGTATTTCTTTGGGCAAGTCTCCTAAAGAAAATCATGGATACGTAAGGGTATTGGACACCGAAAAACTGGCTTGGTCTCCCGAAATGGACGGAAGGGACTATTATAGCTTAAGTTGGTTTACCTACGAAATTAACCTTCCCGAACAAACGGTCGTGGGCAAAGCCGATCTACCATATGCAGGATCATATGTGGGGTCGCCTTACGTTATCGATGGCCAAAACTATAGCAGTATTTCAGATGAAGACGGTAATACTACCATTATCCGATATGCTCCTGATGGATCCTACACAGAAGGTATTTCTCTTCCAGGTTCACTGATGGGCATTCAGAAAGTAAGGTAGGGAATTTCCTGTCAACACATGAAATTCAAAAAAACCATAGGAAAGATTCACCTCTGGCTCGGATTAACTTCCGGGCTAGTGGTGTTTATTGTGGCCATTACCGGCTGTCTTTGGGTATTCCAGGACGAAATACGTCCTTTGGTTTACCAAGACAGGATGTATATCGATCCACCCTCAGGGGACAATGACCGAATGCCCCTGACCGCACTGGTCAAAGCTGCTGAAGAAGCCATGGGCAATGGATATTCCGTGGAAAGGGCCTATTACCCTACCGCCGAAAATGAAACCGTCTATATTCAATTCAGAAAGTTCAATGAAGGCGCTGAAGATACCGTGCTCTGGTACGGAGATTATATCGATTACTATTATAAAGTATTTCTCAATCCGTACACCGGAGAAGTGGTCAATATTGAAAACACCAAGTGGGAGTTTTTCAATGTTGTCCTGTGGGCACATTTTACCCTCCTTCTGCCCTATTCCATTGGCCACGAAGTGGTGGGTTATGGCATACTGGTATTCGTGATCATGTTGATCACGGGATTGGTACTTTGGTGGCCAAAAAACCGGCCTGCTGCCAGGCAACGGTTCTGGTTCCGCTGGAAACAGACGACCCGATGGAAGCGCAAAAACTATGACCTTCACAACATCCTTGGGTTTTATGCGCTGGTCTTTGCCCTTGTGATAGCCGTTACCGGATTGGTATGGTCCTTTGATTGGGTAAGTGAAGGAATCCAATGGGTAGCCAATGGGGGAAAGTCCATAAAAGCCGACCACAAACATCCAAAAATTACCTTTACCGAACCGGATCAAGATCAAGTATTTGATGCCATAATGACCAAGATGGTTGGCAGGCATCCCGATGCCCACTATTTCTACATCAGGTTCCCACGTACAAAGGACAGTCCTATGTCCATCAATGCGACCATGGGGGAACATGGCTATGGAAACTATATCCGATACCTTATGCATCCCTACACCGCTGAAATTATAGAAGAATCACGTTTCGAGAACCTTAACAATGGGGAAAAGGCCGTTGAACTTAACTATCCGATCCATGTGGGCAGTATCTTGGGAATACCAGGCAAAATTTTAGCGTTTCTGACCAGTTTGGTAACAGCAAGTCTTCCGTTAAGCGGATGCCTTATATGGCTGGGGAGAAGGCGAAAAAAGAAGCGTAAACCTTCCGGATCGAAACAATCTATACAAAGATCATCGCCGCTGGCCTCTCCTTCACAGCTACAAAAGCACTTTCAATGAATGGAACCCAACATTCGGACGGTACGCACAATCCCTGCATGTCCGGTTACCTGTGGCAAATACTGACCGGATCCGGCCAAGGCCAACCAGAAACCTGGGCCAAACGAGTTCCATTCCGGCATATCCTTTTTTGGTTTGATGTATCCTTAAAAAATATAATCCAGGATGTATTCCCATCGCTCCAATTTGGGATCAATGCCGTTTAGTTAAGAAGATTTTCCAATACGGATCGTCCATTGAGAGCGTTATGATTTTAATCCATGGCCTTTTAAAATATGTACAAAATGGATTTCCAATTGACTACCCTCATTTCTTTCCTAAAACCATTTTTTAAAAACGTAATCGTGTTCTATAATGCCAATATGAGAGCGGCTTTATTATTATGAAGTGCTATATTGATTTAAAAAGGATTACTTGCCGATACAAAAATTATAAATAACGGATTATCAATTATTTAAACGCAACCAGCTACAGTATCGATACAAGTATAAAACATACTTTTAAAGTAGCGAAATTCCAGTGAATTTCCCTAAGGTTTTTTCTGATTTTTACCATTTTTTTCCGATATCATAATATTTGAAATTGGAGAGATTATTAAATGTAGAAATATCGGATAATAACTTATTAAGATATTATCCGATATTCGTTTGCTTGGGTGGGCCGACACAAACTTTTCTCGAACCGGTTTTATGGACATTTGGAGAGATATTTTTGGGATGATGAATAAAAAAAGGGCCCTAAAGCCCTCTCATATCGGCAAATGAATAGTACCCTTCCGCAGTGATGATGATATGGTCCATTACCAGCAAATTCAACAATTTACCAGCCTTGACCATTTTCTCGGTAATGCGGTTGCCCTGGTCACTGGGGCGAAGGGTTCCGGAAGGATGGTTGTGGGCAAGGACAATGCCCGATGCCGATGCCTTCATGGCCGCTACAAAGATCACCTTCAGCTCCACCACGGTACCGCAGGTTCCACCAGAAGAGGCGTTGACAATGCCCAGTATCCGGTTTGCCCTGTTGAGCAAAACCACCTTGAACTCTTCGATAAATTCCAGTTTTGATGGGTCCCAATTGGCCCTGATCACTTTCGCAGCACCTTGGGAGGAAACGATCTGCGGCTTATCTGACATCTTGGAATTGGGGCGGTAGCTTAAGGTAATTTCGGTAACTTGGCTGAGGACGGTGTTATTGTTGGTATCCGTTACAATTCATGTTTAAGGTTAGAACTTAATTATGGAACCCCTACAGCTTGAGGGCAAACAAGGCCAAACCCTATATTAATATTTGGAGATATTGGCGTCATGGAAGACAAAGATCCTTAGACGAAATGGAGTCATCTTTTGATACATCCAGTTTTCCATTTCA
It encodes:
- a CDS encoding JAB domain-containing protein — its product is MSDKPQIVSSQGAAKVIRANWDPSKLEFIEEFKVVLLNRANRILGIVNASSGGTCGTVVELKVIFVAAMKASASGIVLAHNHPSGTLRPSDQGNRITEKMVKAGKLLNLLVMDHIIITAEGYYSFADMRGL
- a CDS encoding PepSY-associated TM helix domain-containing protein, which encodes MKFKKTIGKIHLWLGLTSGLVVFIVAITGCLWVFQDEIRPLVYQDRMYIDPPSGDNDRMPLTALVKAAEEAMGNGYSVERAYYPTAENETVYIQFRKFNEGAEDTVLWYGDYIDYYYKVFLNPYTGEVVNIENTKWEFFNVVLWAHFTLLLPYSIGHEVVGYGILVFVIMLITGLVLWWPKNRPAARQRFWFRWKQTTRWKRKNYDLHNILGFYALVFALVIAVTGLVWSFDWVSEGIQWVANGGKSIKADHKHPKITFTEPDQDQVFDAIMTKMVGRHPDAHYFYIRFPRTKDSPMSINATMGEHGYGNYIRYLMHPYTAEIIEESRFENLNNGEKAVELNYPIHVGSILGIPGKILAFLTSLVTASLPLSGCLIWLGRRRKKKRKPSGSKQSIQRSSPLASPSQLQKHFQ